tccccatgtcccagTGCCCTGTGcatccccgtgccccccgctcCACACTCACCTCCTCCACCTTCCTGAACACACGGAGCAGGTTGTTCGCCAGCGCCGCTCTCACATCCTGCTCCGTCCAgttcctgagcagcagctccgCCACCAGCGCCGGGTAGGTGGAGACGTCCTCCAGGCCCGTGGGGACCCTGTGGCACCCCGCGGCTCAGAGCCCAGCCCGGCAgcaccccgtgtcccccccccaggcccccaggCAGGGCACGGGGGTGCCCCAGGGCTGATCCTGATCTCACCCTTTGGGCCACCCCGTCCCAGTCCCTGCACGCTGCCGCCCGCGTTACCCCGTGACGCCGTCGTAGTCCCCGCCGAAGCCGACGGACTGGGCGCCTGCCACCTTCTTCACGTGGTCCATGTGGTCTGAGGGTgcagagggggggggggggttgagcGGGCAGGGGGACACTGCACCCCCCTCGTACCCCCCCATCCCCGCCCGCTGCCTCACCCGCGACGTCGCTCAGGTTGGCCTTGTCACTGCACGTCACGTACTCGTTGTAGAAGTTGACCAtcaccagcccctccttggAGGCCTGGGGGAGAGGTGGTCCTGAGCCCCGTGGCAGCCCTGctggacaccccccccccccgtgcccctgcCAGCAGCCGTGCCATCGCTCACCACCATCCTCAGCACGTCATCCGGCACGTTGCGGCGGTGCGGGCAGAGGCTGTAGGCGGACGAGTGGCTGAAGATGACGGGGGCTTTGGAGATGTTCAGCACCATCTTCATGGTATCCACTGAGACGTGGGCCAGGTCCACGATCATGCCCAGGCGGTTCATCTCCTCCACCACGGTctgcggggatggggacggggatggggacggggtgAGGGTTGTGGCAGCCCCACAGGGGGGACACCGTGCACCGGGGGCTGGCTGACCCCAGGCCACATCCCCCCCAACTCCGGGgcgctgctcccagctccatcCCCGCTCACCTTCCCAAAGGACGAGAGGCCGTGGTGCACGGGCGACTCCTCCGCGGTGTCCACCAGCCAGTTGTCAGCCCTGCGGGGCCGGCAGAGCATcagagcagccccccagcctcctccccatccctgccaccccccagcccctccgaTGCCCCGCACCAGGGCGTGTTGCAGCTGTGGGTGAGGGTCATGTAGCGGACGCCCAGGTGGTAGAAGGTGCGCAGGACGCCCAGGCTGCTGTCGATGGAGTGGCCGCCCTCCACGCCGATGAGGCTGGCCACCTTCTTGTTCTGGAAAGCCGCCTCGATGCCTgcgggagggcggcgggcgCTCAGCCAGGGACGGGCACCGGCAGCCCCttgccccccgccgccggccccgcgcccgctcACCGGCGCTGTTGACGACACAGGCGAAGGTCTCGGGGTAGAGCTCGCACATGCGGTGCACCACGTCGATCTGCTCCAGCGTGCGCTTCACCGCGTCCTTGTTCTGCGTCTCGCAGGGCACGTACACCGACCAGAACTGCACGGGGAGGCAGGGGGTGAGCACCCCGACCCCATTCTGGGGCCGCCCCGGTGCCCGCGCCCCGCTCGCCGTCCCACCTGGCCGCCCACGTGCCCGGCGTTCAGCTTGGGGATGTTGGTGTGCGTGCCGGTCAGCTGCGTGAGGTTGGCCTCCGGCAGCCCCAGCTGGTTGTTGAACCTTTTGAGGAGCTGCCAGGGCAGGTCGTTGTGCCTGGGCCGGGGAGAGAGCGGAGTGGGGGgctgtctgtccgtctgtccagCCAGCCAGACGGCTGCCCAGCTACCTGCCCGGGACCCCTGGCTGCCTGCCCACCTACCTGCctacccacccacccacccatccctccctcccatccctccctccctccctccctccctccatccatccacccatccatccctccatccctccctccctccctccctccctccatctctccctccctcccttcctctctctaTCTATCCATAacccctccctccatccctcccttcctttgcccctccctctctccttccctctgcctgtcCCTCCCTCTGTCCATCTGTCCGTCCTTCCCTCCGCctgtccctccttccctctATCCATCTGTCTGTCCCTCCCGCCTCCTGTCCCTCCTCCCCGCCTCCCACCCATCTGTGCCCCCCAGGAGGAGCCGCCCAAGCCGCTCAGGCCAGGAGCAGGGGCGGTCACCCCGCTGGGACCCCTCGGCGCAGCCCCCCGCACCCATTCCCACGCAGCCCTCGCCCACCGCAGGGCTCCCTCCTGCACCCGGGGGAGGCAGCCCAGCATCCCCACCGAGGGACATTGCTGTCACCGCGCTGGGGATGTCACCACCATGGGGATGTCACCGCCATGGGCATGTCACCGCCGTGGGGATGTCACCACCACGTGGCGTCACGTACCTGTGGCGTCATGTACCCAGCGGCATTTCTGGGGAAGTTCTCGGGGCAGACGCACGAGCCAGCTCCCACCTCTTCCCTCCCGCATTACGGCCCCGCCACATCCTCCCGCTCCTCTGTCCCCACTCCCTCTgccggggctgctccgggcGAGGTGGTGGCCACACACCCCGTGGAGCCGTGGGGGTGCCACCGAGGACCCGACCCCACCACCGGGAACAGCGTCCGGGGCGTCCTGGCAGGGGACCGGGAATGTCCCTTGGGACACGGCTCTGCAGGACTTCCCCCGGGGGCAGCCTGGCCCCGTTTCCCAGCACCGGCCCCATTCCTGGCCTGGCTGCGTGGTGTCCGGGGATCCCCCGTGGTTGTGCAGCCCCCGGGTGCACCGTGCGGGGATCCCCCGGCGAGGCCAGCCCCGCGTGTCCCCGGGGTGCACAGCACGGGCATCCCCCCGGCAGGGCCGCGGGGCTTTCTGCGCCTGGGAGTTTCGCAGGAACCAAGACCCctgcgccgcggggccgggcaaCCTTTGGagccgccgcggggccgcgctcACCCGTCGATGACCGGCGTGGTCTCCATGATGCGCTTGGcctcctcctggtgctgctgcgccgagcagggcaggagcaggcacagcaccagcacGCTCCAGCGCAGCATCCTATCCTCGCCCCGTGTGGGTATGGGCGCCGCCGGCTGCTCTGGGATGAGACCGGTGTCCTGCCACCACCGTGGGAGCCTGCTGAGTGCTCGCAGCTGCCCGGCCTCACCGTCCTTCCCCTCCCGTGGTAAATCAATAACCAGGAGCCCCGGCCATAAACCCACCCTTGCACCCTGTGCCCGGCTCTGGCTGTGCCTGGGCACCGCGACGGCCTCCCCCAGCACGGCGCGGGTGGCGCGGGGACGCGCCGGGGGCCTCTCGGCATAGCTGTGGTTACGCTCCCGGCCCCTCTAACGCAGCGCAgatttttctgctggaaaagcgCCGGTCCCACCCGCGCCTCGGCCTCCCCACTGCCGGCACCCaccggcacccccagccccacgctggcaccccagccccgtgccccatGTCCCTGGGGGGGGGTCTCGGCAGGGCCCGCTGcccctgtccccctgtccccagctcaCCGCTGTCCCCGGGACGCTCGGGTGGCTGCTCCCAGTAGCGGCTGTGCAATATGTTTTCTGGCTTGTGTGTCTGCGCTCGGGGCTGGAACGGGCTCCGGCCACCCCAGAGCCAGCCCCCGCCATGGCGCCGGGCGGTGGCCGAGCTCCAGCGCGCCCCGCAGCTCCGTGCCCAGGCTGCCCCACGCcgagggctggggggcagcggTGGGGCAGCACGGGCaccggtgctgctgctgctgcggggggaaactgaggcactgcCCTTCCCGCGCCCCGTCACCCACCGTGGGGTGCATCCTGCCGGTGGCCGCGGGCAAGGAGCGGCACCGTGGGGCTGCGGGAGCGGTGAGGAGCCACGTGGAGcaaacccagccccagcccctcatcctggggtggctgggctgggaggccCCCACTGCGGCGCAGCGAGCCCGGATGTGGGGCGCCGAGGCCTGCATCGTATGGGGCACGGTGTGGGGCTGGCACCCCACGGCACACGGCTCACCGTCTGGGCCACCGCAGCCAGGAGGGTCCTGAGCACCCCCggccctgctgggggggctcGCAGCCCCTCCAAACTCCCCCCACATCCCCAGTGGGTCCGGCTGCGTGTCCCCCCAGCATGGCCCCAACCTGGGGatggccccacagcccccagccccgcagcagctTTCCCCCGCGCCGGCCCCTGCCACCGCCCCCGGCCCCTTGCCAGGAATGCGCCGGGGGGGCCCAGCCCCACGCCCTGCGCCCGCCGGGTCTGGCTTCCTCTTCTGCAGCTATTTAAGGGCCGTCCCCGGCACGTCCCGCGCGGCTGGGCCATGGAGCGGCTGGAGGTGACGGAGACCTTCGCTGGCATCACCCTGCCCGGGCACCTCCACACCAAGGAGTCCCTGCAGTTCGCCACCACCTTCCCCTTCCGTGACACCGACGTGGTCATCGTCACCTACCCCAAGTCAGGTGAGCGGCGGCAGGCGGGGAGGTGTCAGggagggggacagggatggggtaGGGGGATGGCCATAGGGACCCCCCCCGGGCGGAGGgacggggggtgggggggggagctCTGCTGTGCAGCCCCCGCTCGCCAGCAGGCCCTGGTGCTGCCGACGTGGCTGGGATGTGGCTGGGCCCTCGGCCAGCCCTGGAGGGCACCGCGTCCCCGCCCTGCACAGCCACTGCCTCCCCCCATCCCTCcggcacagccccacagccccatgtcagggggctcagccccccccccccccccccccccgctttgtGGGGTGGAGGCGGCCACCCCACACCTACccctgctgtgtccccagccccgtccccattcccgaccccatccccatccccatccccgggGGGGTTACGACTGCCGGGTCTTGGTGGGGCAGTGGTCCCacgccgctgctgctgccctccgcCACCTCGCTCCGCGCCGTGCCATGCCGGGACATGCTGTGCTGCGCCATGCTGAGCTGTGCTATGGCCATTACGTGGCATACATCGCCATGCTGTGCTGCGCCatgccgtgctgtgccgtgaCAAGTCAAGCCATGGGGTGCTGTGCCAcactgtgctgtgccatgccacgCTGTGCCATGTTGTGCCACGCTGTGCCACActgtgccgtgctgtgccacactgtgccatgctgtgccgtgctgtgccacgctgtgccgtgctgtgccacACTGTGCCACgctgtgccgtgctgtgccatgctgtgccgtgctgtgccatgctgtgctgtgctgtgccatgctgtgccacGCTGTGCCGTGCTGCgccatgctgtgctgtgccgtgccatgccacgctgtgccgtgctgtgccacactgtgccgtgctgtgccgtgctgtgccgtgccatgccacgctgtgccgtgctgtgccacGCTGTGCCACgctgtgccgtgctgtgccgtgccgtgccatgctgtgccatgctgtgccacaCCGTGCTGTATC
This genomic stretch from Cygnus olor isolate bCygOlo1 chromosome 12, bCygOlo1.pri.v2, whole genome shotgun sequence harbors:
- the DPEP1 gene encoding dipeptidase 1 isoform X3 produces the protein MAGAGSGVAGARSSPERRHTSQKTYCTAATGSSHPSVPGTAPAAPIPTRGEDRMLRWSVLVLCLLLPCSAQQHQEEAKRIMETTPVIDGHNDLPWQLLKRFNNQLGLPEANLTQLTGTHTNIPKLNAGHVGGQFWSVYVPCETQNKDAVKRTLEQIDVVHRMCELYPETFACVVNSAGIEAAFQNKKVASLIGVEGGHSIDSSLGVLRTFYHLGVRYMTLTHSCNTPWADNWLVDTAEESPVHHGLSSFGKTVVEEMNRLGMIVDLAHVSVDTMKMVLNISKAPVIFSHSSAYSLCPHRRNVPDDVLRMVASKEGLVMVNFYNEYVTCSDKANLSDVADHMDHVKKVAGAQSVGFGGDYDGVTGVPTGLEDVSTYPALVAELLLRNWTEQDVRAALANNLLRVFRKVEEVKMSLQGTAPHEEPIAFKELAGECRTSYGYSDTSGAGPAPLLPAALVLALPLLSTLLS
- the DPEP1 gene encoding dipeptidase 1 isoform X1, yielding MWGEFGGAASPPSRAGGAQDPPGCGGPDGEPCAVGCQPHTVPHTMQASAPHIRARCAAVGASQPSHPRMRGWGWVCSTWLLTAPAAPRCRSLPAATGRMHPTVGDGAREGQCLSFPPQQQQHRCPCCPTAAPQPSAWGSLGTELRGALELGHRPAPWRGLALGWPEPVPAPSADTQARKHIAQPLLGAATRASRGQRLPRWWQDTGLIPEQPAAPIPTRGEDRMLRWSVLVLCLLLPCSAQQHQEEAKRIMETTPVIDGHNDLPWQLLKRFNNQLGLPEANLTQLTGTHTNIPKLNAGHVGGQFWSVYVPCETQNKDAVKRTLEQIDVVHRMCELYPETFACVVNSAGIEAAFQNKKVASLIGVEGGHSIDSSLGVLRTFYHLGVRYMTLTHSCNTPWADNWLVDTAEESPVHHGLSSFGKTVVEEMNRLGMIVDLAHVSVDTMKMVLNISKAPVIFSHSSAYSLCPHRRNVPDDVLRMVASKEGLVMVNFYNEYVTCSDKANLSDVADHMDHVKKVAGAQSVGFGGDYDGVTGVPTGLEDVSTYPALVAELLLRNWTEQDVRAALANNLLRVFRKVEEVKMSLQGTAPHEEPIAFKELAGECRTSYGYSDTSGAGPAPLLPAALVLALPLLSTLLS
- the DPEP1 gene encoding dipeptidase 1 isoform X2 codes for the protein MAGAGSGVAGARSSPERRHTSQKTYCTAATGSSHPSVPGTADTGLIPEQPAAPIPTRGEDRMLRWSVLVLCLLLPCSAQQHQEEAKRIMETTPVIDGHNDLPWQLLKRFNNQLGLPEANLTQLTGTHTNIPKLNAGHVGGQFWSVYVPCETQNKDAVKRTLEQIDVVHRMCELYPETFACVVNSAGIEAAFQNKKVASLIGVEGGHSIDSSLGVLRTFYHLGVRYMTLTHSCNTPWADNWLVDTAEESPVHHGLSSFGKTVVEEMNRLGMIVDLAHVSVDTMKMVLNISKAPVIFSHSSAYSLCPHRRNVPDDVLRMVASKEGLVMVNFYNEYVTCSDKANLSDVADHMDHVKKVAGAQSVGFGGDYDGVTGVPTGLEDVSTYPALVAELLLRNWTEQDVRAALANNLLRVFRKVEEVKMSLQGTAPHEEPIAFKELAGECRTSYGYSDTSGAGPAPLLPAALVLALPLLSTLLS
- the DPEP1 gene encoding dipeptidase 1 isoform X4, coding for MLRWSVLVLCLLLPCSAQQHQEEAKRIMETTPVIDGHNDLPWQLLKRFNNQLGLPEANLTQLTGTHTNIPKLNAGHVGGQFWSVYVPCETQNKDAVKRTLEQIDVVHRMCELYPETFACVVNSAGIEAAFQNKKVASLIGVEGGHSIDSSLGVLRTFYHLGVRYMTLTHSCNTPWADNWLVDTAEESPVHHGLSSFGKTVVEEMNRLGMIVDLAHVSVDTMKMVLNISKAPVIFSHSSAYSLCPHRRNVPDDVLRMVASKEGLVMVNFYNEYVTCSDKANLSDVADHMDHVKKVAGAQSVGFGGDYDGVTGVPTGLEDVSTYPALVAELLLRNWTEQDVRAALANNLLRVFRKVEEVKMSLQGTAPHEEPIAFKELAGECRTSYGYSDTSGAGPAPLLPAALVLALPLLSTLLS